The following proteins come from a genomic window of Geomonas sp. RF6:
- a CDS encoding PAS domain S-box protein — protein MKVSTRFLYLEVILVAVALATATLCFLFQVKESAQQWALREQAQHLQSFRKLIEEKGSGFRIVNDKLLIGEYVLNGRNELPDAISEVFGGTATIFLGDRRIATNVVNTDGTRAIETVLQGPARTALFSQGRGYRGEALVLGVPSLTAYDPIKTADGETIGALYVGTPKSVYFNMYDRFRKEVVLLAVLLTILFSSVILLLMRLRSKREAELAADELKFRQLFDLQSDAILITDSESGAIVEANTAACRLYGFNRGELVGRPAAELSADGEASLTPGDEGAVCRQRTRSGEVFPAEIRTSSFEWQGRGVTISAIRDVARRERAKDELRESKERLELAVDHARLAQWEYDLATGMFHFNDRFYEVYGTTVGREGSYIVSLDHYLRRFIPAEDAQHVVDQLEAAFSSRDPRHTGQMEHMVVRPNGERRYVVVRYRMGCDPDGRVVKLLGTNQDVTEFRRAEVASRESHHLFRAAFDVIPEYISISTFEDGIFVDVNPGFSRISGYTKAEVIGRSSLEIGLWPVPEIRRQLLQALDEKGFVNGMEGVLRHKDGHLLSVLISAGKVQLQGRSFLFGFVKDITERKRAEDAMSRLNRTLRTLTKCNEALVRAENESQLLHDVCTIVVEEGGHRCAWVAYAESDEKQSVHLAAEAGGSPEYLESLDIVWADTVQGRGPVGTAIRNGKPTYIKDVRTVDSSFAPWRERAEAQGYRSILAVPLFSPVQRGSLNIYSSEADAFDEEEVDLMVQLATDLAYGISALRTRISHQQASQALQITAEEYRSLAATRDQERTLLRGLLDSIPDLIFFKDHSSTYLGCNKAFEYFAGRRERELTGLTDFDLFPEEMARLFREMDRNMMAQRQSRLNEEWVDYPDGRHVLLETLKTPFYDEAGNVRGLIGISRDISERHQAEEERVNLETQLHQAQKMEAVGQLAGGIAHDFNNILTAIMGYSDILANRLEKGSTLAGYAEQVQLATARAAELTSRLLAFSRKQVLRTKPLDVGQVVHDFEKMLARIIPEDIEFTVRLSRPDLVVMADRGQLEQVLMNLVTNARDAMPQGGRLLIEGFRTSMDQRFIHEHGFGREGSYACLSVVDTGLGMDEETRNRIFEPFFTTKELGKGTGLGMAISYGIVKQHNGFIEVNSQRGVGTTFLVYLPLIEEMQKEDEGEAQRHAPAGGREGILLAEDDAAVRQLHKMILEQAGYRVVEALDGQDALEKFVERQDEIELLATDVVMPKLDGKALYEEIRKVRPRIGVLFMSGYTNDIMFQRGLVEGDFILLNKPFTPGELLTKVRGILDGSTE, from the coding sequence ATGAAAGTCAGCACACGATTTCTCTACCTCGAGGTCATCCTCGTCGCCGTAGCTCTCGCCACCGCTACCCTCTGTTTTCTCTTCCAGGTGAAGGAGAGCGCGCAGCAGTGGGCCTTGCGGGAACAGGCCCAGCACCTCCAGAGCTTCAGAAAACTCATCGAAGAAAAAGGGAGCGGCTTCAGGATAGTGAATGACAAGCTCCTGATCGGGGAGTACGTCCTCAACGGCCGAAATGAGCTCCCCGACGCTATATCCGAGGTCTTCGGCGGCACCGCCACCATCTTTCTCGGCGATCGGCGCATCGCGACCAACGTCGTCAACACAGACGGCACCCGCGCCATCGAAACCGTCCTGCAAGGACCGGCACGGACCGCCCTCTTCAGCCAGGGGAGAGGATACCGCGGCGAGGCCCTTGTCCTCGGCGTCCCCTCCCTCACCGCCTACGACCCGATAAAGACAGCTGACGGGGAAACGATCGGGGCGCTCTATGTCGGCACCCCGAAGAGCGTCTACTTCAATATGTACGACCGTTTCAGGAAGGAGGTCGTGCTTCTGGCCGTTCTCCTCACCATCCTCTTCTCCTCCGTCATCCTCCTCCTCATGCGCCTGCGCAGCAAGCGGGAGGCGGAGCTCGCGGCGGACGAGCTGAAGTTCCGGCAGCTCTTCGACCTGCAAAGCGACGCAATCCTCATTACCGACAGTGAGAGCGGCGCGATAGTCGAGGCCAATACCGCCGCCTGCCGCCTGTACGGGTTCAACAGGGGAGAGCTCGTCGGCCGTCCGGCTGCAGAGCTTTCCGCGGATGGAGAAGCTTCGTTGACTCCTGGTGACGAGGGTGCAGTCTGCCGTCAGCGAACGCGAAGCGGAGAGGTTTTCCCTGCGGAAATCCGCACTTCTTCCTTCGAATGGCAGGGGCGCGGCGTGACCATCTCCGCCATCAGGGATGTCGCCCGGCGGGAACGGGCAAAGGACGAGCTGCGAGAGAGCAAGGAGCGGCTGGAGCTCGCTGTTGACCACGCCAGGCTGGCGCAGTGGGAATACGACCTGGCGACCGGGATGTTCCACTTCAATGACCGGTTCTACGAGGTGTACGGGACGACGGTCGGGCGGGAGGGGAGCTACATCGTCTCCCTCGACCATTACCTCAGACGATTCATTCCCGCCGAGGACGCCCAGCACGTGGTCGACCAGCTGGAAGCCGCCTTCTCCAGTCGCGATCCCCGCCACACGGGACAGATGGAACACATGGTGGTGCGCCCCAACGGCGAGAGGCGCTATGTGGTGGTGCGCTACCGCATGGGGTGCGATCCGGACGGCCGGGTGGTAAAGCTCCTCGGGACGAATCAGGATGTCACCGAGTTCAGGCGGGCGGAGGTCGCCTCCCGCGAGAGTCACCATCTCTTCCGCGCCGCCTTCGACGTCATTCCGGAATACATCTCCATCAGCACCTTCGAAGACGGCATCTTCGTCGATGTGAACCCGGGATTCTCCAGGATCAGCGGATATACAAAGGCGGAGGTTATCGGCAGAAGCTCACTGGAGATCGGCCTGTGGCCCGTCCCGGAGATACGTCGGCAGCTTCTTCAGGCATTGGACGAAAAAGGCTTCGTCAACGGCATGGAAGGGGTGTTGCGCCACAAGGATGGGCACCTTCTCTCCGTCCTCATATCTGCAGGGAAGGTCCAGCTGCAGGGGAGGAGCTTTCTCTTTGGCTTTGTGAAGGACATCACTGAGAGGAAACGAGCAGAGGACGCCATGTCCCGGCTGAACCGGACACTGAGGACGCTCACCAAGTGCAACGAGGCGCTGGTGAGGGCGGAGAACGAGTCGCAACTGCTGCACGATGTCTGCACGATTGTGGTAGAGGAAGGGGGGCATCGCTGCGCCTGGGTCGCCTATGCGGAGTCGGACGAGAAGCAGAGCGTGCACTTGGCCGCGGAGGCGGGAGGCTCCCCTGAGTACCTGGAGTCGCTGGACATCGTCTGGGCCGACACGGTGCAGGGGCGCGGCCCTGTCGGTACGGCGATCCGCAACGGCAAGCCGACCTACATAAAGGATGTGAGAACAGTCGACTCCTCCTTCGCGCCCTGGAGGGAACGGGCCGAGGCACAGGGGTACCGCTCCATCCTGGCGGTCCCCCTCTTTTCCCCGGTGCAGCGCGGGTCCCTCAACATCTACTCGTCCGAGGCCGATGCCTTTGATGAGGAGGAGGTCGATCTCATGGTGCAGCTCGCCACCGACCTCGCCTACGGCATCAGCGCGCTGCGCACCAGGATCAGCCATCAGCAGGCGAGCCAGGCGCTGCAGATCACGGCGGAGGAGTACCGCAGCCTCGCCGCCACTCGAGACCAGGAGCGGACGCTGCTGCGGGGGCTCCTCGACTCCATCCCCGACCTCATCTTCTTCAAGGACCACAGCAGCACCTATCTCGGCTGCAACAAGGCGTTCGAATACTTCGCCGGACGCAGGGAAAGGGAACTGACGGGGCTGACCGATTTCGATCTATTCCCGGAGGAGATGGCGCGGCTTTTCAGGGAGATGGACCGCAACATGATGGCGCAGCGCCAGTCGCGGCTCAACGAGGAGTGGGTCGACTACCCGGACGGCCGGCATGTCCTTCTGGAGACGCTGAAGACCCCCTTCTACGACGAGGCGGGCAACGTGCGCGGGCTGATCGGCATCAGCCGCGACATCAGCGAGCGTCACCAGGCGGAGGAGGAGCGGGTGAACCTGGAGACGCAGCTGCACCAGGCCCAGAAGATGGAGGCGGTCGGGCAGCTCGCCGGGGGGATCGCCCACGACTTCAACAACATACTCACCGCCATCATGGGGTACTCCGACATCCTAGCCAACAGACTCGAGAAGGGGAGCACCCTGGCGGGGTACGCAGAGCAGGTGCAGCTGGCGACGGCGCGCGCTGCTGAGCTTACCAGCCGCCTCCTCGCCTTCAGCAGGAAGCAGGTGCTGCGGACCAAGCCGCTGGACGTGGGGCAGGTGGTGCACGACTTCGAGAAGATGCTCGCGCGCATCATTCCTGAGGACATCGAGTTCACCGTGCGCCTCTCCCGTCCCGACCTGGTGGTGATGGCGGACCGCGGTCAGCTGGAGCAGGTCCTGATGAATCTGGTCACCAATGCGAGGGACGCCATGCCCCAGGGGGGGCGCCTTCTGATAGAGGGGTTCCGCACCTCCATGGACCAGCGCTTCATCCACGAGCACGGCTTCGGCAGGGAAGGGAGCTATGCCTGCCTCTCCGTGGTGGACACCGGGCTCGGGATGGATGAGGAAACGAGGAACAGGATCTTCGAGCCGTTCTTCACCACGAAGGAACTCGGCAAGGGAACCGGCCTCGGCATGGCCATCAGCTACGGCATCGTGAAGCAGCACAACGGCTTCATCGAGGTGAACTCGCAGCGGGGTGTCGGTACCACCTTCCTTGTCTATCTCCCCCTCATCGAGGAGATGCAAAAGGAGGACGAGGGGGAGGCGCAGCGCCATGCACCGGCCGGCGGGAGGGAGGGGATCCTTCTTGCCGAAGACGACGCCGCGGTGCGTCAGCTGCACAAGATGATCCTGGAGCAGGCAGGGTACCGGGTGGTGGAGGCGCTGGACGGGCAGGACGCCCTGGAGAAATTCGTGGAGCGTCAGGACGAAATCGAGCTGCTGGCGACCGACGTGGTGATGCCGAAGCTGGACGGGAAAGCCCTGTACGAGGAGATCAGGAAGGTACGCCCGCGGATCGGCGTCCTCTTCATGAGCGGATACACGAACGACATCATGTTCCAGAGGGGATTGGTGGAGGGGGACTTCATCCTCCTCAACAAGCCGTTCACCCCGGGGGAGCTGCTGACGAAGGTGCGCGGCATCCTGGACGGAAGTACAGAATAG
- a CDS encoding DUF1318 domain-containing protein translates to MKLMRWLVAGGCMLLCACAVITVNVYFPEKAAKEAYKSLDEMLLKDGEHPTTQETPPAQSAPGARPEEKPQSSLRREVIGLFTVSEAHAADSDAEALAVELSSMPEVLKAYDEMNKRLPRLNQLFDSGAVGLTKQGLVTVRDKAKTVDTDEALVKSENESRKTVVASMAKAIVKLNKQKESKALIDQVMGKAASTFADTKREAAKPGWWMQLENGRWVQK, encoded by the coding sequence ATGAAGCTCATGAGATGGCTGGTGGCGGGAGGATGCATGCTTCTCTGTGCGTGCGCCGTGATAACGGTGAACGTGTACTTCCCGGAAAAGGCGGCAAAGGAAGCATACAAGTCGCTCGACGAGATGCTCCTGAAGGACGGCGAGCATCCGACAACCCAGGAGACGCCCCCTGCGCAGTCGGCGCCGGGTGCAAGGCCGGAGGAGAAACCGCAGAGCAGCCTGAGGCGGGAAGTCATCGGGCTCTTCACCGTCTCCGAGGCGCATGCCGCCGACAGCGATGCCGAGGCCCTCGCCGTCGAGCTCTCCAGCATGCCGGAGGTGCTGAAGGCTTACGACGAGATGAACAAGAGGCTGCCGCGGCTGAACCAGCTCTTTGACAGCGGTGCCGTCGGGCTCACGAAGCAGGGTCTGGTGACGGTGCGCGACAAGGCGAAGACGGTCGATACGGACGAGGCGCTGGTGAAGTCGGAGAACGAGAGCCGCAAGACGGTCGTGGCGAGCATGGCGAAGGCGATCGTGAAGCTCAACAAGCAAAAGGAGAGCAAGGCTCTCATCGACCAGGTCATGGGAAAGGCCGCCTCCACCTTTGCCGACACTAAACGGGAGGCGGCGAAGCCGGGGTGGTGGATGCAGCTGGAGAACGGGCGCTGGGTCCAGAAGTAG
- a CDS encoding PilZ domain-containing protein codes for MEKRKFHRIRLTARCALTHNGITYHGHTENMSLNGALISFSDGIIVPKGEECVVLVFLDDEEAPLRLVVEVVYSFYTMLGTKIVQVDEETQARLVAVVERVTDEPEKLKEEIERMKESIARYLAPA; via the coding sequence ATGGAAAAAAGAAAGTTCCACCGCATTCGCCTCACCGCGCGCTGCGCCCTGACCCATAACGGGATCACCTACCACGGCCACACCGAGAACATGTCGCTAAACGGCGCCCTCATCAGCTTCTCGGACGGCATAATCGTCCCGAAGGGGGAGGAGTGCGTGGTCCTCGTCTTTCTCGATGACGAGGAGGCCCCGCTGCGCCTGGTCGTGGAGGTGGTGTACTCCTTCTATACCATGCTGGGAACGAAAATTGTACAGGTAGATGAAGAGACCCAGGCGCGCCTTGTCGCCGTGGTGGAGAGGGTCACTGACGAGCCGGAGAAGCTTAAGGAGGAGATTGAGCGGATGAAGGAGAGTATTGCCCGTTACCTCGCCCCCGCTTAA
- a CDS encoding GSU3473 family protein, whose product MMLKVIFANGEEGTVPSYGLDYLIREKKVIAFQRSDGWAYVGRDQIRKKQVPLKRPGQRDYDFLFKRSNAEEQ is encoded by the coding sequence ATGATGCTTAAAGTCATATTTGCCAATGGTGAAGAAGGAACAGTCCCTTCCTACGGGCTCGATTACCTTATCAGGGAAAAAAAAGTCATTGCCTTCCAGCGCTCTGACGGGTGGGCCTATGTCGGGCGTGATCAAATAAGGAAAAAACAGGTACCTCTGAAGCGCCCGGGACAAAGGGACTACGATTTTCTCTTCAAGAGAAGCAATGCTGAAGAGCAGTAG
- a CDS encoding lmo0937 family membrane protein: protein MLWTLVAILLVLWLLGLVTSYTLGGFIHVLLVIAIIVVVVNLVQGRRPL from the coding sequence ATGTTGTGGACGCTCGTGGCAATACTGCTGGTACTCTGGCTTCTCGGGCTGGTTACCAGCTACACCCTTGGCGGCTTTATCCACGTACTGCTGGTAATCGCAATCATCGTGGTGGTAGTGAACCTGGTACAGGGGAGGAGACCGTTATAG
- a CDS encoding Thivi_2564 family membrane protein gives MSLLHVVLVLIVVGVLLWLVNSFIPMAGSIKSILNAVVVIAVVLWLLNLFGLLDFLSNIRVGK, from the coding sequence ATGTCCCTGTTGCATGTGGTGTTGGTCCTCATAGTGGTCGGCGTACTTCTCTGGCTCGTGAACTCGTTCATACCGATGGCAGGATCGATAAAGTCCATACTCAATGCCGTAGTGGTGATAGCCGTTGTACTGTGGCTCTTGAACCTGTTCGGGCTTTTGGATTTCCTCTCCAACATACGGGTGGGGAAGTGA
- a CDS encoding SDR family oxidoreductase, translated as MAEGEEKKEFPAQRQEQPGVEQKMTPPPDSGEQEYRGTGKLKGKVAIITGGDSGIGRAVAIAFAREGADVAIAYLEEEQDARDTKEMVQKSGARCLTFAGDVGNESFCSDIVEKTAREFGRLDILVNNAAEQHYATKLEEITAEQLERTFRTNIFAYFFMAKAALRHLGEGGRIINTTSVTAFKGNPMLLDYSSTKGAIVAFTRSLALSLAERGILVNGVAPGPVWTPLIPATFPDEKVEKFGENVPLKRAGQPSEIAHSYVFLASDGGSYMTGQILHPNGGTIVGG; from the coding sequence ATGGCAGAAGGCGAAGAGAAAAAGGAGTTCCCGGCACAGCGCCAGGAGCAGCCGGGGGTGGAGCAGAAGATGACCCCTCCTCCCGACTCCGGTGAGCAGGAGTATCGCGGGACAGGAAAGCTGAAGGGGAAGGTGGCGATCATCACGGGGGGGGACAGCGGTATCGGCAGGGCGGTGGCGATCGCCTTTGCCCGGGAAGGGGCGGACGTGGCGATCGCCTACCTCGAGGAGGAGCAGGACGCGAGGGATACAAAGGAGATGGTGCAGAAATCGGGCGCACGCTGCCTCACCTTCGCCGGCGACGTCGGTAACGAGTCATTTTGCAGCGATATCGTGGAGAAGACGGCGCGGGAGTTCGGACGGCTGGACATCCTCGTCAACAACGCGGCGGAGCAGCATTACGCAACGAAGCTCGAGGAGATAACGGCGGAGCAGCTGGAGCGGACCTTCAGGACGAACATCTTTGCCTACTTCTTCATGGCCAAAGCCGCGCTGCGCCACCTCGGCGAGGGGGGGCGGATCATCAACACGACCTCCGTCACCGCCTTCAAGGGGAACCCGATGCTCCTCGACTACTCCTCCACAAAGGGGGCGATCGTCGCCTTCACCAGGTCGCTTGCCCTCTCCCTCGCGGAGCGCGGGATACTGGTCAACGGTGTCGCCCCGGGTCCTGTCTGGACGCCACTCATTCCTGCGACCTTTCCGGACGAGAAGGTGGAGAAATTCGGTGAGAACGTGCCGCTGAAGAGGGCGGGTCAGCCGTCGGAGATCGCCCACAGCTACGTTTTCCTTGCCTCGGACGGCGGATCGTACATGACGGGGCAGATCCTGCATCCGAATGGCGGCACCATCGTCGGCGGGTGA
- a CDS encoding AI-2E family transporter produces MDLKIYLAIIAALATAVAAGAAAYLAAPFASPLAWALIIGIATMPHYRRLHAATGRRPLLSATAMTLLIILGLILPLAGLFFLIEENAADWLKESQQLFNSLTALKGGTFLKKMPFAKPVISLGARVGIDITGHVAKLAAGISHYLLEAVTSALKNLAALLFALALMLFILFFVYRDGDAVVTAAMRRCSGHRERVLFYLSEISSTTSAVVVGTLFTCLVQGGLAGVGYYVAGTPLAVLCGVLTAAAGLLPVVGSAVIWIPLVAYLGLRREYLHALLLFLWCLIVVVAITDNVIRPLAVGAKGGKIPALAVVLGAVGGVMTMGVLGLLAGPIVFVLLVVVWRDFTGTAPGEEPPPPPASLDDVSL; encoded by the coding sequence ATGGACCTGAAAATTTATCTAGCGATCATTGCGGCTCTCGCCACTGCGGTGGCAGCCGGTGCGGCCGCCTACCTCGCAGCCCCCTTTGCCAGCCCTCTCGCGTGGGCCCTCATTATCGGGATAGCCACGATGCCGCATTACCGGCGCCTCCATGCTGCGACCGGCCGCCGTCCGCTCCTCTCTGCGACGGCAATGACCCTTCTCATCATCCTTGGCCTCATTCTCCCCCTCGCCGGCCTCTTCTTTCTCATAGAGGAGAATGCTGCAGACTGGCTGAAGGAGAGCCAGCAGCTCTTCAACTCCCTCACCGCGCTGAAAGGGGGGACCTTCCTGAAAAAGATGCCATTCGCAAAGCCGGTCATCTCCCTCGGTGCCCGGGTGGGGATAGACATAACGGGGCATGTCGCGAAACTCGCCGCGGGGATATCCCACTACCTCCTGGAGGCGGTGACGAGCGCGCTGAAAAACCTCGCCGCCCTCCTCTTCGCCCTGGCACTGATGCTCTTCATCCTTTTCTTCGTCTATCGTGACGGAGACGCGGTGGTGACGGCCGCCATGAGGCGCTGCAGCGGACACAGGGAACGCGTCCTCTTCTATCTTTCGGAGATCAGCTCCACCACGAGTGCCGTCGTTGTCGGCACCCTATTCACCTGTCTCGTGCAGGGGGGGCTTGCGGGAGTGGGCTACTACGTCGCCGGGACGCCCCTTGCTGTCCTTTGCGGGGTTCTTACCGCTGCCGCCGGGCTCCTGCCGGTTGTCGGCTCCGCCGTCATCTGGATTCCCCTGGTGGCGTACCTCGGATTGCGCCGCGAATACCTTCACGCGCTCCTTCTCTTCCTCTGGTGTCTCATAGTAGTCGTCGCCATAACCGACAACGTCATCAGACCGCTCGCGGTGGGAGCTAAGGGTGGGAAAATTCCTGCACTTGCTGTCGTTCTGGGCGCAGTTGGAGGAGTCATGACCATGGGGGTATTGGGGCTTCTGGCAGGCCCCATCGTCTTCGTCCTCCTCGTCGTCGTCTGGCGAGACTTTACCGGTACCGCTCCCGGCGAGGAGCCCCCCCCGCCTCCTGCCTCCCTCGACGACGTCTCCCTCTAG
- a CDS encoding DUF922 domain-containing protein, whose protein sequence is MPQKKLDVSHELMVKENYQYYDINGSDPDNLLHQMREKGTKWNDGKVYAALTTWDISYHYDVAEDNGKYSLKSIATDVDIVFHLPKRATPSGTDPIAEMWNKYYENLKIHEFGHKDLAVKAAADINTSLASLGSFDSSKELEERAKSLVHEKLKRLRDVQVDYDDETQHGETQGAILR, encoded by the coding sequence ATGCCACAGAAGAAGCTGGACGTTTCCCACGAACTGATGGTGAAAGAGAATTATCAATATTATGACATTAATGGCTCAGATCCGGATAACCTCCTGCATCAGATGAGGGAGAAAGGGACCAAGTGGAATGACGGAAAGGTGTATGCCGCCCTCACCACCTGGGACATCAGCTATCACTACGATGTCGCCGAAGACAACGGGAAGTACTCACTGAAGTCGATCGCGACTGACGTGGACATCGTGTTCCACCTCCCGAAGAGGGCGACCCCGAGCGGGACAGACCCCATTGCAGAGATGTGGAACAAGTACTACGAGAACCTGAAGATCCATGAGTTCGGCCACAAGGACCTGGCAGTGAAAGCCGCGGCGGACATCAACACCTCCCTCGCCTCCCTGGGCAGCTTCGACAGCAGCAAGGAACTGGAAGAGCGTGCGAAGTCCCTGGTCCATGAAAAGCTGAAGCGCCTGCGGGACGTGCAGGTCGACTACGACGACGAAACCCAGCACGGTGAAACGCAGGGGGCGATACTGCGCTAG
- a CDS encoding hemerythrin domain-containing protein, whose amino-acid sequence MTAGDDAARAAGTGDSAGRGEPLLDLLRRDHREILDLFDRVAECGKGELDKMLSLFNRIEEGVQRHFEGEERFLYTALEQHEEARGLVLESYELHRVATFTIGGFKALALDDERWRPKALVLRRLVEVHVELQEKDLFPVALRVLGEEQLRGIEAHFVGVRSGSDPHRAGLDAPK is encoded by the coding sequence ATGACAGCCGGAGACGATGCAGCCAGAGCGGCCGGGACGGGTGACTCCGCAGGAAGGGGTGAGCCCCTGCTGGACCTGCTGAGGCGCGATCACCGGGAGATCCTCGATCTCTTCGACCGGGTCGCCGAGTGCGGCAAAGGGGAGCTCGACAAGATGCTCTCTCTCTTCAACCGGATCGAGGAAGGGGTGCAGAGGCACTTCGAGGGGGAGGAGAGGTTTCTGTACACCGCTCTGGAGCAGCACGAGGAGGCTCGCGGCCTCGTGCTGGAAAGCTACGAGCTGCACCGCGTTGCTACCTTCACCATCGGGGGCTTCAAGGCGCTGGCACTGGATGACGAGCGGTGGAGACCGAAGGCACTGGTGCTAAGGCGCCTGGTTGAGGTGCATGTGGAATTGCAGGAGAAGGATCTCTTCCCGGTGGCGTTGAGGGTACTGGGAGAGGAACAGCTGCGCGGGATTGAGGCGCACTTTGTAGGGGTAAGAAGCGGCAGCGATCCTCACCGGGCGGGGCTCGATGCGCCGAAGTAG
- a CDS encoding DUF3341 domain-containing protein: protein MARKNVAVFGIYVGRQDMEEAVEALKRSDFRPTDISVLFSENVGTKDFAHVKHTKAPEGSAAGGGTGAVIGGILGWLTGIGALAIPGVGPFVAAGPIVAMLAGVGAGSVIGGLTGALVGMGIPEYEAKRYAGRIKGGDILVSVHCDNADWKKRALDILKRTGAEDIGTEGEAKADFSVSDKPRPRSE from the coding sequence ATGGCACGAAAGAACGTGGCAGTGTTTGGCATATATGTAGGACGTCAGGACATGGAAGAGGCTGTCGAGGCGCTGAAGAGGTCGGATTTCCGCCCCACCGATATTTCGGTCCTCTTCTCCGAGAACGTTGGCACGAAGGACTTCGCCCACGTAAAACACACGAAGGCTCCTGAGGGCTCGGCCGCAGGGGGAGGGACCGGTGCCGTGATCGGGGGTATCCTCGGGTGGCTGACCGGGATCGGCGCCTTGGCCATACCGGGTGTAGGCCCCTTCGTGGCCGCAGGACCGATCGTGGCGATGCTCGCCGGAGTAGGTGCGGGAAGCGTCATCGGCGGGCTCACCGGCGCGCTCGTCGGGATGGGGATTCCCGAGTACGAGGCAAAGAGGTACGCGGGGCGCATCAAGGGAGGGGACATCCTCGTTTCGGTGCACTGCGACAACGCTGACTGGAAAAAGAGGGCGCTGGACATCCTCAAGCGCACCGGCGCGGAGGACATCGGAACCGAGGGTGAGGCAAAGGCCGACTTCTCCGTCAGCGACAAGCCGCGGCCGCGCAGCGAGTAG
- a CDS encoding DUF3309 family protein — protein sequence MRTVLLIVLILLLIGSLPTWPYSAGWGYYPSGGIGLIVVILLVLMLLGRV from the coding sequence ATGAGAACCGTGCTGCTGATAGTCCTTATCCTGCTCCTGATCGGGTCGCTGCCGACCTGGCCGTACAGCGCCGGGTGGGGGTACTACCCCAGTGGCGGGATCGGCCTCATCGTGGTCATACTGCTCGTCCTTATGCTGCTGGGGCGAGTGTGA